The DNA sequence GGTGCCGCCGGTGCGGGTGATGTGGCTGGTGCGGCTGACGACGCCGGTGCCACGAGGGTCCGCAGGACGTCGGCGGCGACGTCCTCGGCGGTGCGTCCGCCGGTGCCCACCCGCGCCGTCGCGACCCGTTCGTACACCGGACGACGTGCGGTCATGAGTGCCTCGAAGCGCGCGGCCGGGTCGCCCTCGAGGAGGGGGCGGGCACCTGAACGGGCAACCCGGGCCACGGCGTGGTCGGCGTCGACGTCGAGGAAGACGACGTGGTGCCCGGCGAGGGCCGCCTGGGTGCCGGGGTGCAGGACGGCGCCGCCGCCGAGGGCCAGCACGCCGTCGTGCTCGGACAGCAGGCGGGTGACGGCGTCGTGCTCGAGCACCCGGAACTCGCTCTCGCCACGGGTGCGGAAGATCTCCGGGACGGTCGTCCCCGCGAGCCGCTCCACCTCGGCGTCGGAGTCGCACAGCGGCACACCCAGGGTGGCGGCGACGAGCTCACCGACGGTGGTCTTGCCGGCCCCCGGGGGGCCGACGAGGATGAGGCGGGGACCGGTTCCGGAGTGAGCCACGAGGCGCAACGCTACCGCCGGCGCCGGGCGCGACGCGGCCCGTGCTGCGGACCGAGACGTGCGGTCGAGGACCCCGTCAGCGCTGGTGCTCGGGGATGGCCTCGAGGTAGCCGCGCAGGTTGCGGGCGGACTCGCTCACCGAGTCCCCGCCGACCTTCTCCAGCAGGGCGTCGGCCAGGACCAGGGCCACCATCGCCTCGGCGACGACGGCGGCCGGCGGCACCGCGCAGACGTCGGACCGCTGGTGGATGGCGCGCGCCTCGGCGCCGGTGGCGACGTCGACGGTGGCCAGCGCGCGGGGCACGGTGGAGATGGGCTTCATCGCGGCGCGCACGCGCAGCGGCTCGCCGTTGGACATCCCGCCCTCGGTGCCGCCGGCCCGGTTGGTGGCGCGGCGGATCCGGCCGTCGGCCCCTCGGACGATCTCGTCGTGCGCGGCGGAGCCGCGGCGGGTCGCGGTGCGGAACCCGTCGCCGATCTCGACGCCCTTGACGGCCTGGATGCCCATGACCGCTCCAGCGAGCCGGGAGTCCAGGCGCCGGTCGGACGAGACGTGCGAGCCCAGGCCGGGGGGCAGGCCGTAGGCGAGAACCTCCACGACGCCGCCGAGGGTGTCGCCGTCCTTCTGGCAGGCGTCGATCTCGGCGACCATGGCCGCCGAGGACGTCGCGTCGAGGCAGCGCACGGGGTCGGCGTCCAGCGCCGCGACGTCGTCGGGCCCGGGCACCGGAGCGTCGTCGGGGACGGCGACGGGGCCGATCGCCACGACGTGCGAGACGAGACGGACACCCGCGACCTGCTCCAGGAGCGCGGCGGCCAGCGTGCCCAGGGCGACCCGGGCGGCGGTCTCGCGCGCGCTGGCCCGCTCGAGGATCGGCCGGGCGTCGTCGAGGTGGTACTTCTGCATCCCGACGAGATCGGCGTGGCCGGGCCGCGGACGCGTGAGGCGCCGGTTGCGGGCGATCTCCCGCTCGTCGCCGGTGCCGGCGTCGACGAGGAGCGCCTCGCGAGGCACCGGGTCGGCGGCCATGACGGTCTCCCACTTGGGCCACTCGGTGTTGCCGATCTCGATCGCGACCGGGCCGCCCATTGTCAGGCCGTGCCGCACGCCGGAGAGCACTCGGACCTCGTCCTGCTCGAACGACATCCGAGACCCGCGCCCGTGCCCGAGCCGGCGCCGGGCGAGGGCGTCGCGCACCTGGCCGGTGGTGATCCCGACCCCGGCAGGCAGGCCCTCGAGCACCCCGACGAGAGCCTGGCCGTGCGACTCGCCTGCGGTCATCCATCTGAGCATGGCCCGATCCTCCCACGCGGCGGCGGGGCTCGTGCGGGGGTGTCCACGGCATGCGCCGGGGCGCGGGTGGGTGCGTTCGCGGCGCAGGAGGCCGCCACGTGGTGGGGATCGGGTGCGTTCGCGGCGCAAGGGGAACGGGTGTGGCGCGGGCGGAGAGCGTTCGCTGCGCGAGTGTCGGGGGTGGGTTCGGGTCAGGCCGGCGCGGGCCCGGCGAGGTGTGCCACCGTGGCGAGCGCCGCCCCGAGCACCAGCCAGGGCCCGAGGGGGACGGCGTCGTCACGTCGGGCGCGGCCGGCCAGAAGTCGCGCGGTGGTCCAGGCGCCGCCCAGCACGACCGCCGCGAGGAGTCCCGTGGCGACCACCAGCCAGCCGAACCACCCGAGCCAGAGTCCCAGCACGCCGGCCAGCTTGACGTCCCCCAATCCCAGCCCGGTCGCCCGCGGGAGGGCGAGGAGCAGGGAGCCGGCGGTGACCGTGCCGGCGGCCAGGACCGCCCGGGCCAGGTCCGTCCACTGGCCGGTGGTGAGCGCCGCGACGGTGAGGAGCGCGAGCACTCCAGCCGCTGCCGCCCCGACGAGGCGGTCCGGGAGCCGGTGGCTGCGCACGTCGGTGACGATGAGCGCCGCCGACACGGCGGCCAGCCAGGCGCCGGCCGCCAGCACGGCCGCCGGGAGGCTCACGCCGGGAACGGCGCCGGCGACGCCCCCACCTCTCCCCCGCCCCGGCGCCGGGCCAGCTCGGCGAGGAGGGCCGCGCGCATCACCTCGACGTCGGGGGTGCGGCCGGTCATGAGACGGACCTGGGCCTCCGCCTGGTGCAGGAGCATCGACCAGCCCGGCACGACGACGCCGCCGGCCGCCTCCCACGCGGCCGCCAGCGGGGTGGGGGACGGTTCGTAGACGACGTCGAGGAGCACCGCGCCGCCGAGGACGCCGAGCCGGACGAGCTCGGCGGCGGTGTCGTCCGCGGCGCCCGCCGGGACGGTGGAGATGACGAGGTCGGCGCCGGCCGCGGTCTGCGCCGCGACGGCCGGGGAGGTCCACGTCACGTGCTCGACGGCCACACCCATCCGGACCGTGGCCGCGGCGGCGGCGGGTGGTACGCGGCGGGCCACGAGGGTGGAGCGGGTCAGGCCGAGCTCGGCCACCGCGGCCTGCGCGGAGGAGCTGGTGGCACCCGCGCCGAGGATGACGGCCCGCCGCGGAACCCAGCCGGGCGCGGCTGCCTCGCGGACCGCCGCGACGATTCCGTGCACGTCGGTGTTGAACCCGACGAGGGGGCCCGCCGCCCCGCCCGGTCCGGGCTGGACGACGACCGTGTTGACCGCCCCGGTGACCTCGGCGAGCGGGTCGACCGCGTCGAGCAGGCCCATGACGGCGTGCTTGAGCGGCATGGTCAACGACAGGCCCGCCCACGAGCCGTCGAGCCGGGCGATGACGCCGGGCAGCTCCTCGGCGGTGACGTCCTGGAGGCCGTACGCCCAGCCGTCGAGGCCGAGCTGGGCGTAGGCGGCCCGGTGGAGCGCCGGCGAGAGGGAGTGGGCGACGGGGTGGCCGAGCACGGCCGCGCGCCGGGTCACCCCCGGGGCGGCGAGGTCCTGGCCAGGGGCACCGGCGCCGACCCCCATCAGCCCTGCGGGTTCTCGGCCAGCCACGCGCGGAGCTCGGCGACGTTGGCGTTGTGCTCGTCGAGGGTCGCGGCGAACTTCGTCTCCCCCGTGTCGAGGTTGACGGTGGCGAAGTAGAGCCAGTCCCCCTCGGGGGCGTTGATGACCGCGTCGAGGACCGCCTCGCCCGGGGCGCCGATGGGCGTCGGCGGCAGACCGGGGTTGAGGTAGGTGTTGTACGGGTTGTCGTCGTCGAGGTCGGCCTGGGTGGGCACGCCGCCGACCTTGCCCACGCCGTACAGGACGGTGGAGTCCATCTGGAGGCGACCGTTGACGTCGTCGTCGTCGGTGAGCCTGTTCTCGATGACCCGGGCGACCTGGCCGTAGTACTCGGGCAGGTTCACCTCGCGCTCGACGATCGAGGCCTTGGTCAGGACCGCCTGGCGCTGGTCGGCCGGCACGTCGAGGGCGTCCAGGCGCGAGACGGTCTGGGCGACCATCGTCGAGAGCATGGTCGCGGCGTCGTCGCCCGGCTCGAAGGAGTACGTCGCGGCGGCGTACCACCCCTCGGGGTTGCCGTCCGCCTCGGCGGGCAGCCCGATCGCCTCGGTGTCCTCGGCCGCGGCCTGGACGTCCTCGAGGGGGATGTCGGCGACGTTCGCGATGCGCTCGTACACCTGCGCGGCGTGGAAGCCCTCCGGCACCGTGATGGTGACCTCGGCCCGCGAGGCCGGGTCGAGCAGCGCGGCGACGGCGTCGCTCGCGGCCATCTCGTTCATGAGCGTGTAGGTGCCGGGCTGGATGCGTCCGGCGTTGACGTTCTCGCCGAACGCGTCGACGAACGCGCGCTGCGAGGCCACGACACCGGCCTCCTCCAGGACCGA is a window from the Georgenia muralis genome containing:
- the mltG gene encoding endolytic transglycosylase MltG, with the translated sequence MNDLFAHGTTAEPAHEDDLRRVRREQRRAREDRRRRRRRRTLLVLAVVVAVVGALALWAYPTVRDAVSDRPSAAAEDFPGPGSGEVQVVIPAGASGAEMGSVLEEAGVVASQRAFVDAFGENVNAGRIQPGTYTLMNEMAASDAVAALLDPASRAEVTITVPEGFHAAQVYERIANVADIPLEDVQAAAEDTEAIGLPAEADGNPEGWYAAATYSFEPGDDAATMLSTMVAQTVSRLDALDVPADQRQAVLTKASIVEREVNLPEYYGQVARVIENRLTDDDDVNGRLQMDSTVLYGVGKVGGVPTQADLDDDNPYNTYLNPGLPPTPIGAPGEAVLDAVINAPEGDWLYFATVNLDTGETKFAATLDEHNANVAELRAWLAENPQG
- a CDS encoding shikimate dehydrogenase, which encodes MGVGAGAPGQDLAAPGVTRRAAVLGHPVAHSLSPALHRAAYAQLGLDGWAYGLQDVTAEELPGVIARLDGSWAGLSLTMPLKHAVMGLLDAVDPLAEVTGAVNTVVVQPGPGGAAGPLVGFNTDVHGIVAAVREAAAPGWVPRRAVILGAGATSSSAQAAVAELGLTRSTLVARRVPPAAAAATVRMGVAVEHVTWTSPAVAAQTAAGADLVISTVPAGAADDTAAELVRLGVLGGAVLLDVVYEPSPTPLAAAWEAAGGVVVPGWSMLLHQAEAQVRLMTGRTPDVEVMRAALLAELARRRGGGEVGASPAPFPA
- a CDS encoding prepilin peptidase; amino-acid sequence: MSLPAAVLAAGAWLAAVSAALIVTDVRSHRLPDRLVGAAAAGVLALLTVAALTTGQWTDLARAVLAAGTVTAGSLLLALPRATGLGLGDVKLAGVLGLWLGWFGWLVVATGLLAAVVLGGAWTTARLLAGRARRDDAVPLGPWLVLGAALATVAHLAGPAPA
- the aroC gene encoding chorismate synthase, which gives rise to MLRWMTAGESHGQALVGVLEGLPAGVGITTGQVRDALARRRLGHGRGSRMSFEQDEVRVLSGVRHGLTMGGPVAIEIGNTEWPKWETVMAADPVPREALLVDAGTGDEREIARNRRLTRPRPGHADLVGMQKYHLDDARPILERASARETAARVALGTLAAALLEQVAGVRLVSHVVAIGPVAVPDDAPVPGPDDVAALDADPVRCLDATSSAAMVAEIDACQKDGDTLGGVVEVLAYGLPPGLGSHVSSDRRLDSRLAGAVMGIQAVKGVEIGDGFRTATRRGSAAHDEIVRGADGRIRRATNRAGGTEGGMSNGEPLRVRAAMKPISTVPRALATVDVATGAEARAIHQRSDVCAVPPAAVVAEAMVALVLADALLEKVGGDSVSESARNLRGYLEAIPEHQR